In one window of Henckelia pumila isolate YLH828 chromosome 1, ASM3356847v2, whole genome shotgun sequence DNA:
- the LOC140876270 gene encoding UDP-glucuronic acid decarboxylase 6, with protein sequence MAQQVSHGENNGTTKPPPEPSPLRKAKFFQANMRILVTGGAGFIGSHLVDKLMENEKNEVIVMDNYFTGSKDNLKQWIGHPRFELIRHDVTEPLLVEVDQIYHLACPASPIFYKYNPVKTIKTNVIGTLNMLGLAKRVGARILLTSTSEVYGDPLVHPQTEDYWGNVNPIGVRSCYDEGKRVAETLMFDYHRQHGIEIRIARIFNTYGPRMNIDDGRVVSNFIAQAIRNESLTVQLPGTQTRSFCYVSDMVDGLIRLMEGDNTGPINIGNPGEFTMLELAETVKEMINPEVKIITVENTPDDPRQRKPDITKANQLLGWEPKIKLREGIPLMEGDFRERLGIPRKD encoded by the exons ATGGCCCAGCAAGTATCTCATGGAGAAAACAACGGAACCACCAAACCTCCTCCCGAGCCTTCGCCCTTGAGAAAAGCTAAATTTTTTCAG GCAAATATGAGAATTTTGGTTACTGGTGGAGCTGGATTCATTGGCTCTCATTTGGTTGACAAGCTAATGGAAAATGAGAAGAATGAG GTGATTGTCATGGATAACTACTTCACTGGCTCTAAGGACAACTTAAAGCAATGGATTGGTCACCCGCGATTTGAGCTGATTCGGCATG ATGTGACAGAGCCATTGTTAGTTGAAGTCGATCAAATATACCATCTTGCTTGCCCTGCCTCCCCAATTTTTTACAAATACAATCCTGTGAAG acaataaagactaaTGTTATCGGTACACTCAACATGTTAGGACTCGCCAAACGAGTAGGAGCGAG GATTTTGTTGACGTCAACATCTGAAGTTTATGGCGATCCGCTTGTGCATCCCCAGACTGAGGATTACTGGGGCAATGTTAATCCTATTG GAGTTAGGAGTTGTTATGATGAGGGAAAAAGGGTTGCAGAAactttgatgtttgattatcaTAGGCAGCATGGAATTG AAATAAGGATTGCAAGAATCTTCAACACATATGGACCCCGTATGAATATTGACGATGGTCGGGTTGTCAGTAATTTCATAGCTCAAGCAATACG TAATGAATCTTTGACTGTTCAGTTGCCCGGAACACAGACGAGAAGCTTTTGTTACGTCTCTGATATG GTTGATGGGCTTATTCGGTTAATGGAAGGAGATAATACCGGGCCGATCAACATTGGCAATCCAG GTGAATTTACTATGCTTGAGCTCGCCGAGACTGTGAAAGAG ATGATAAATCCTGAAGTGAAAATCATAACCGTGGAGAATACACCAGATGATCCTCGGCAGAGAAAGCCAGACATAACGAAGGCAAATCAGTTACTTGGCTGGGAGCCGAAGATCAAGTTGCGTGAAGGCATCCCTCTCATGGAGGGCGATTTTCGTGAGAGGCTCGGTATTCCTCGGAAAGATTGA